Genomic DNA from Sphingobium sp. WTD-1:
CCTGTCGCTGCGCGGCATTGCGCGCCGGGTCCAGTTCGTGACGGCGCACAGCCGCCGGGGGCAGGCGCTGGATCTGGATTGGGATGCCCTGGCCGATCCGGCCTGTACTCTGGCCGTCTATATGGGGCGAGAGGCTGCTCCGGAACTCAGCCGCGCGCTGATCGCTGCGGGCTTGCCGGGCGCAACCCCGGCGCTCATCACCTGCGATGCTTCGCTGCCGCAGGAACAGCAGTTGCGCACGCGCCTCGACCTCCTGCCGCTGGTGACGCAGGCTTTTGCCGATGATCGCCCGACGCTGATCCTGATCGGCGAGGCTGTGGCCCAGGCCGACATGCCCCCACCCGTCGATGCGGTAAGATGCGTATATGATGGAGAGGGAGGCTGGAGCGGGTGAGGGGAATCGAACCCCCGTCGTCAGCTTGGGAAGCTGCTGCTCTACCATTGAGCTACACCCGCGTCTGGACCGGCCATGGCATGGCCATGGGGCGCGGTCAACGGGGCTTGACGGGCAGGCGCGAAATTAGCCGACCTGGCGTTTCGCCAGCTTGCGGGCGAGGGTGCGGCGATGCATCCCCAGGCGCCGGGCGGTTTCGGAGATGTTGAAGTCGCAATCCTTCAGCACCTCATGGATATGTTCCCATTCCAGCGTCTTGATCGATGTCGGGCGCGGTGCCAGCGGTGCGGCGGGGTCGCCGCCCGAGCGGGCGAAGGCGGCTTCGATATCGTCGGTGTTGGATGGTTTTGCCAGATAGTTGGTCGCGCCGAGCTTGATCGCCTCGACTGCGGTGGCAATGCTGGCAAAGCCGGTCAGCACCACGATCAGCATGTCGGGATCATGGGCGTGCAGCGTCTGGACGCAGACCAGGCCCGATTCCGGGCCGAGCTTCAGGTCGACCACGGCATAGCCGGGGCGGTTGCCCTTGAGCACCTCCTCCAGCGCGCCATGGCTGGCGGCGGTCAGCACGTCATAGCCGCGCCGCTCGAACGAACGTTTGAGGGTCTTTGCAAAGGCCTCGTCATCCTCGACGATCACCAGCAGCCGTTCAGCCGTCATCTTCGCTGTCACTTTCCTCTTCCAGTGCGACCGTATCGAGCGGCAGGCGCAGCAGGATCAGCGCGCCGCCATCGGCGCCATTGCTGGCCGATACGCTGCCGCCCAGCTTGCGCACGACATTGACCACAAGGAAGAGGCCGAGGCCATGGCCTTCCTTGCCCTTGCTGGAGCGATAGGGCTTGCCGAAATCCTCCAGCATCGCCTGCGAAAAGCCGCTGCCATTGTCGCGCACGGCGATGTTGAGCGAGGCGCTGTCGCGTCCGACCAGCAGGTCGATATAGGTGGCGCCGGCCTCGCGCGCATTGTCGAGCAGATTGCCGACCGCCTGGCGGATCACCGGATCGGCGATGATGCGCGGATAGTCATGCGGGCCGAAGTCGCAGCGCAGCGGCATGCCCGGATTGGCGCGGCGCCATTCGGCGGCAATCCCCTCGATGAAGTCGCGCACATTGGTGACGGCCGGTGCCTCGCCGCGCGCCTCGCCCGAGGAGAGGAGAATACCGGTGACGATCGCCTTGCAGCGCAGGACTGCGCTCTGCATCTCGCCCACTTCCTCGACCAGAGCGGGATGCTCGGTGATTTCGGGCATGCGGCGCCAGTCGCCCAGCACCACGGCGAGCTGGGCGAGGGGGGTGCCCAGCTCATGCGCCGCGCCCGAAGCGAGCAGGCCCATGCGGACGATATGTTCCTCCTCCGCCGCATGCTGGCGCATGCTGGCCAGATAGGCTTCGCGCGCCTGGAGGTTGCGGTTGATCCGGGTGATGAACAGCACCAGCAGCACCGCGATCATGGTGAAGCAGATCCAGGTGCCGATGATGTGCAGGTCGAACAGCCGGCCCGCCAGCCGGTCACTCAGGTCGAGCGGGCGATAGTCCAGCGCCAGCAGACCCGCGCACAGCGCCGACACGGCGGTGATGCCCCAGGCGCTCGCCCGGTCGAGCAGCAGCACGCCAAGCGCGACCTGAAGCAGATAGAGCGAGACGAAGGGATTGGTCGCGCCGCCCGACAGATAGAGCTGGGCGGTCAGCAGCAGCACGTCGAACAGCAGCGATACCGAAAGTTCGGCGCGGGTGATGTCGGTCCGGGGCCGCAGCGCCGCAAAGCTGGCGGCGTTGACCAGAACGGCGACGGCCGCGACCAGCAGCATCGGGGCGAGGGGCAGGCGAACCCCCATCAGGAACTGGACGATCAGGATCGTCACCAGCTGCCCGGCTATCGCGATCCAACGCAGTTGGATCAGCAGTGCCATATTCTTGCGACCGGCGGCATCGGCGGGCCACTGGCTGGGCAGCCAGCGGCGCCTGACGGCTTGGGTCTCGCTCATTCCGCGCTGTCTTCTGGATCCCGACGCATGAGGAAGATGTAGGCGCCTGCGACCATCGCCGCCAGTATGAACCAGGTGATGGCATACTGGAGATGGTTGTTGGGGAAGCGGACGACGGTCAGGCCGCCGACCGGCGCGGTGTCGGGTGCGCAATTGGCGTCGGCATCGACGAAATAGTCCGCGACCGGCGGGGCGACATGCTGCGCGGCGGCGATCGCGGCGACATCGCGCGAATACCAGCGGCCGGCCGCGGGATCATTGCTGCGCAGGAAACCGCCCTTGGGTTCGGTCAGGCGCAGCAGGCCGACGATCTGGACCGTGCCTTCGGGCCGGCTGTAACGGGTGCGATTGTCCTGCGGCACGAAGCCGCGATTGACCATCAGGGTGAAGCCGGCATCGGTCACCAGCGGCGTCATTACCCAGAAACCGGGGCCGCGCACGGTGACGGCCTGGGTCAGCACCGCCTTGTCATGCAGGAAATGGCCCGATGCGGCGACGCGGCGATATCCGTCGTCGCTTGTGGCATTGCGGGGGGCGGGGACGGGCGCGGCATGGATGCGGGCGTCGACCCGTGCGATCAGGTCGCGCTTCCAGGCGAGGCGATAGACTTGCCAGCTGCCGAGCGCAAAAAGACCGGAGAAAAGGATGAGGGCGATCAGCGTCAGGCCGATCGTAAAGCCCGGGGAGCGCCGGCGGCGCCCCCCGATCTTTTGGGATGTCACGGCATTTCGCTCATATTCTGCATGGCGCTCATGTCGTGCGTGGCGCTCATGTTCATATCGCCGTGCGGCATCATGTTGTTGTTCATATGATACATGACCCACATCGAGCCCGAGAGGACGATGACGACCAGAACGATCGTCAGCATCATCGCCATGAACGACCAGCCGCTTTCGATGCGGGTGTTCATGTGCAGGAAGTAGATCATGTGGACGACCACCTGCACCGCCGCGAAGGCCATGATGATGACGCCGGTCAGCTGGGGATTGCCCAGCACGTTCGACATCACCAGCCAGAAGGGGATGGCCGTCAGGATCACCGACAGGCCGAAGCCGATCATGTAGCTGCCGAAGCTGCCATGCGATCCTTCTTCATGATGGTCATCGTGATGATCGTGACCGTGGGGATGGACAGCATCGCTCACCGCAGGACTCCCATCAGATAGACAAAGGTGAAGACGCCGATCCAGATGACGTCGAGGAAGTGCCAGAACATGCTGAGGCACATCAGGCGACGCTTGTTGGCCGGGATCAGACCCTTCTTGGCGACCTGAACCATCAGCGTGATCAGCCAGATCGAACCGAAGGTGACGTGCAGGCCATGGGTGCCTACCAGGGTGAAGAAGGCCGACAGGAAGGCCGAACGCCACGGACCTGCGCCCTCATGGATGAGGTGCGAGAATTCGTAGAGTTCGATGAACAGGAACGCGCCGCCGAAGAGGAGCGTGATGAACAGCCAGCCCTGGGTGGCGCTGACCTTGTTCTTTTCCATCGCCAGCATGGCGAAGCCATAGGTGATCGACGAGAAGAGCAGCATCGCGGTGTTGAGCGCGATGAGCGGCAGGTCGAACAGATCCTTGGGGCCGGGGCCGCCGGCGAAATTGCCGCCGAGCACGGCATAGGTGGCGAACAGGATGGCGAAGATGAGGCAATCGCTCATCAGGTACATCCAGAAGCCCAGCATGGTGCTGTGGCCTTCGTGGAGGTGGGGTTCCTCGGGCAAATGATATGCCCGAGGTTCCAGGGTCGCAGTTGTGCTGCTCATGTGGGTCAGACTCCCGCCGCGAGGATGCGTGTCCGCTCTTCCTCGGTGCGCGTGACGACATCCTGCGGGATGTAGAAGTCGCGCTTGTAGTTGAAGGTGTGGAAGATGGCGAAGCCGATCATGCCGACGAAGCTGAGGGCTGCCAGCCACCACATGTACCAGATCAGGGCGAAGCCACAGACCGTAGCCAGACCCGCGAGGATCACACCGGTGCCGGTGCTGCTGGGCATGTGGATCGGCTGATAGCCGGTCAGCGGACGCTGATAGCCATTCTTCTTCATGTCGGCCCAGCTGTCGGCGTCGTAGACGACCGGGGTGAAGGCGAAGTTATACTCCGGCGGGGGCGAGCTGGTCGCCCATTCCAGGGTACGGCCATCCCAGGGATCGCCTTCCACCTTCAGTTCGTCGCGCTTCCAGATCGACACTGCGAACTGGACCAGCATGGCGCCGATGCCGGCCGCAACGATGGCGGCGCCGACGGCGGCGATGATGAACCAGATGTGCAGGCTGGGATCGTCGAACACGCGCATGCGGCGAGTCACGCCCATGAAGCCCAGGATGTAGAGCGGGGTGAAGGCGAGCCAGAAGCCGACCTGCCAGCACCAGAAGCTGACCTTGCCCCAGAACACGTTCAGCTTGAAGCCGAAGGCCTTGGGCCACCAGTAGTTGATCGCGGCGAACAGGCCGAACAGCACGCCGCCGATGATCACGTTATGGAAGTGCGCGATCAGGAACAGCGAGTTGTGCAGCACGAAGTCGGCCGGCGGAACGGCCAGCATGACGCCGGTCATGCCACCGATGGTGAAGGTCAGCATGAAGGCGACGGTCCACATCATCGGCAGCTCGAAACGGATCTTGCCGCGATACATGGTGAAGAGCCAGTTGAAGAGCTTCGCACCCGTCGGGATCGAGATGATCATCGTCGTGATGCCGAAGAAGCTGTTGACGCTGGCGCCCGAGCCCATGGTGAAGAAGTGGTGCAGCCACACGAGGTACGACAGCACCATGATGCAGCAGGTCGCGTAGACCATCGAGGTGTAGCCGAACAGGCGCTTGCCCGAAAAGGTCGAGGTGACTTCCGAGAAGACGCCGAACAGCGGTAGGATGAGGATGTAGACTTCCGGGTGACCCCAGATCCAGATCAGGTTCACGTACATCATCGGGTTGCCGCCGAAGTCGTTCGTGAAGAAGTTGGTGCCGATATAGCGGTCGAGCGAGAGCAGGACCAGGGTGGCGGTCAGGATCGGGAAGGATGCGACGATCAGGATGTTCGCGCAGAGCGAGGTCCAGGTGAACACCGGCATCTTCATGAGCGACATGCCCGGTGCGCGCATCTTGACGATGGTCGCGATCAGGTTGATGCCCGACAATGTCGTGCCGACACCGGCCACCTGTAGTGCCCAGATATAATAGTCGACACCCGTGGCCGGGCTATAGTCGATCCCCGAGAGCGGCGGATAGGCGAGCCAGCCGGTCTGGGCGAATTCGCCCAGGAACAGCGAGGCCATCACCAGCACCGCGCCGCCCGTCGTCATCCAGAACGAGAAATTGTTCAGGAACGGGAAGCTGACGTCGCGGGCGCCGATCTGCAGCGGGACGATATAGTTCATCAGACCGGTGATGAACGGCATCGCCACGAAGAAGATCATGATCACGCCATGGGCGGTGAACACCTGGTCATAATGGTGGGCGTTGAGGTAACCCTCGGACCCGTTGAAGGCCAAAGCCTGTTGCAGGCGCATCATGACGGCGTCGGCAAAGCCGCGCAGGAACATGACGAGGCCCAGCACCATATACATGATGCCGATCTTCTTGTGATCGACGCTGGTGAACCATTCTTTCCAGAGATAGCCCCAGAGCTTGAAATAGGTCAGCCCGGCGACGAGCGCCGCGCCGCCCAGCATCACCGCGCAGAAGGTCGCGACGACGATGGGTTCATGCCATGGGAAGCTGTCCCATGTCAGACGACCAAAGATCATCTGTGCTGTTGTGAGTGTGCCAGTCATGGGCCTTACCGATGCTGCGCGTGCGCGTCAGCGCCGCTGTGAGAGGAGTGATCGGCCGCAGGTGCAGCCGCACCGGCGCCCGGCGCGTCGGGGGCGGTTTCCTGCCCCTTGTTGCGGTCTTCCTGGTCGATCACATGGCTGTTGGGGAAATCATATTGGAGGCCTTCGGTCTCCTTGGCCGATTCCTTGCCCGCGCCGCCCATCTGGTTGATGTGCATCAGCTCGCTCATGCAACGCTGACCGGGCTTGGGGCAGAGGTTGACGATCGCGTCGAACAGCTTGGGCTCGCTGGTGGCGAAATAGGCGACGGGCGCCTTCTCGCTCGGCTTGGCCAGGGTCTGGTAGACGGTGCGGTCAAGCGCCGCGCCGCTGCCCTTCACCTTGGCGACCCAGGCGTCGAAGCCGGCCTGGTCGAAGGCATGATAGCCAAAGCGCATATGGGTAAAGCCCGCGCCCGAATAGTTGGCCGAGAAGCCGATCCCGGTGACGGGCTTGTTGGCGACGGCGTGAAGCTGCGTCTGCATGCCGGGCATCGCATAGATCTGGCCGGCCAGTTCGGGGACGTAGAAGCTGTTCATCACGGTCGAGGCGGTGATGTCGAAGCGGACCGGGACATTGGTCGGCAGCGCCAGTTCATTGACGGTGGCGATGCCAAGGTCCGGATAGATGAAGAGCCACTTCCAGTCGAGCGCGACGACCTGGACGGTCAACGGCTTGACCTTGGGATCGATCGCGGTGGTCGCGTTGATCCGGTCGAGCGGACGATAGGGGTCCAGCTTGTGCGTGCTCACCCAGGTCAGCGCGCCGAGGCAGATGATGATCAGGAGCGGGGCCGACCAGATCAGCAGCTCCAGCTTGGTGGAATGATCCCAGTCGGGGTCATATTCCTTCTCGGCGGCCTCGTTCGTCGCGCGGTAGCGCCAGGCGAAATAGACGACCAGTGCCATGACGGGCACGACAATGAGGAGCATCAGCGCGACCGAGATCAGGATCAGATCGCGCTGCTGCACCGCAATATCGCCCGACGGGTTCATCACGACCCAGTTGCAGCCCGCCAAGGGCGCCGCAAGGATCGGAGCGGACCAGCGCAGGAGGCGGGTCCAGAGGGGGGAGGGTGGCTGTGACATGGCGCGCGCCTACCGGTTCCGCAGGGAGTCGGATAGAGGGCAATTTGTCCAATGTTGTGCGCACGCAAAAAATGTTTTGGATGTGGGATACTGCTTAGACTCTGCGGGTTTTCTGTTATGTTGCCATCCTCTGGCCGTCGGGAGACCCAAAATAGGCACCGTCGGCCCAGCCAGGGAGCGGATGCCTATGAGTTCACAGGCCATTGCCTTCACCTCGAGCCAGCTTGAGGATGATGCGCGCAAAATCAATGCACGCGACCACAGTATTGCACCGGGGGATATCTCCATTGGTGTGATCATTGGCCGCACCTCCGAATTTTTCGACTTCTTCGTTTACGCCATTGCCTCGGTGATCGTTTTCCCGAGCCTGGTATTTCCCTATGTCGACCCGCTCACGGGGACGCTCTATTCCTTCGCGATCTTTTCCGTCGCCTTTATCACGCGCCCGATCGGGTCGTTGATCTTCATGGCGATCGACCGGCATTATGGCCGCGGCACCAAATTGACGGCCGCCCTGTTCTTGCTGGGCGGATCGACCGCGGCGATCGCCTTTATGCCCGGTTATGCGACGATTGGCCACTATGCTGCCGTCGTGCTGGTCGTTTTGCGGGCGGCACAGGGCATTGCGCTGGGTGGTACATGGGATGGCCTCGCTTCGCTGCTGTCGCTGAATGCCCCCCAGCACCAGCGTGGCTGGTATGCGATGGTGCCGCAGCTCGGCGCGCCGCTGGCGCTGTTGGTGGCGAGCGGGCTGTTCGCCTTCTTCCTGCTGACCTTGTCGGAAGGGGATTTCCTTGACTGGGGCTGGCGCTATCCCTTCTTCGTCGCCTTCGCGATCAACGTCGTGGCGCTGTTCGCCCGGCTGCGCATCGTCGTGACGCATGAGTTCG
This window encodes:
- the cyoC gene encoding cytochrome o ubiquinol oxidase subunit III; amino-acid sequence: MSSTTATLEPRAYHLPEEPHLHEGHSTMLGFWMYLMSDCLIFAILFATYAVLGGNFAGGPGPKDLFDLPLIALNTAMLLFSSITYGFAMLAMEKNKVSATQGWLFITLLFGGAFLFIELYEFSHLIHEGAGPWRSAFLSAFFTLVGTHGLHVTFGSIWLITLMVQVAKKGLIPANKRRLMCLSMFWHFLDVIWIGVFTFVYLMGVLR
- a CDS encoding ATP-binding protein, with product MSETQAVRRRWLPSQWPADAAGRKNMALLIQLRWIAIAGQLVTILIVQFLMGVRLPLAPMLLVAAVAVLVNAASFAALRPRTDITRAELSVSLLFDVLLLTAQLYLSGGATNPFVSLYLLQVALGVLLLDRASAWGITAVSALCAGLLALDYRPLDLSDRLAGRLFDLHIIGTWICFTMIAVLLVLFITRINRNLQAREAYLASMRQHAAEEEHIVRMGLLASGAAHELGTPLAQLAVVLGDWRRMPEITEHPALVEEVGEMQSAVLRCKAIVTGILLSSGEARGEAPAVTNVRDFIEGIAAEWRRANPGMPLRCDFGPHDYPRIIADPVIRQAVGNLLDNAREAGATYIDLLVGRDSASLNIAVRDNGSGFSQAMLEDFGKPYRSSKGKEGHGLGLFLVVNVVRKLGGSVSASNGADGGALILLRLPLDTVALEEESDSEDDG
- a CDS encoding SURF1 family protein, encoding MTSQKIGGRRRRSPGFTIGLTLIALILFSGLFALGSWQVYRLAWKRDLIARVDARIHAAPVPAPRNATSDDGYRRVAASGHFLHDKAVLTQAVTVRGPGFWVMTPLVTDAGFTLMVNRGFVPQDNRTRYSRPEGTVQIVGLLRLTEPKGGFLRSNDPAAGRWYSRDVAAIAAAQHVAPPVADYFVDADANCAPDTAPVGGLTVVRFPNNHLQYAITWFILAAMVAGAYIFLMRRDPEDSAE
- a CDS encoding MFS transporter, with product MSSQAIAFTSSQLEDDARKINARDHSIAPGDISIGVIIGRTSEFFDFFVYAIASVIVFPSLVFPYVDPLTGTLYSFAIFSVAFITRPIGSLIFMAIDRHYGRGTKLTAALFLLGGSTAAIAFMPGYATIGHYAAVVLVVLRAAQGIALGGTWDGLASLLSLNAPQHQRGWYAMVPQLGAPLALLVASGLFAFFLLTLSEGDFLDWGWRYPFFVAFAINVVALFARLRIVVTHEFERLFEQKDLVPSEVLPTVKAEGRNIIIGAFAPLASFALFHMVTVFPLSWVVLFTDQPIERFLVIEMIGASVGLLAIVVSGFIADQIGRRSLLGWSALGIAIFAVVAPLLLNGGDLGEVAFMILGFMLLGLAFGQSSGVVASNFATEARYTSSALTSDLAWLVGAGFAPLLALLLSVKFGLAASGIYLLSGAIATMVALYVNKELAARDR
- a CDS encoding response regulator transcription factor; the protein is MTAERLLVIVEDDEAFAKTLKRSFERRGYDVLTAASHGALEEVLKGNRPGYAVVDLKLGPESGLVCVQTLHAHDPDMLIVVLTGFASIATAVEAIKLGATNYLAKPSNTDDIEAAFARSGGDPAAPLAPRPTSIKTLEWEHIHEVLKDCDFNISETARRLGMHRRTLARKLAKRQVG
- the cyoD gene encoding cytochrome o ubiquinol oxidase subunit IV, which encodes MSDAVHPHGHDHHDDHHEEGSHGSFGSYMIGFGLSVILTAIPFWLVMSNVLGNPQLTGVIIMAFAAVQVVVHMIYFLHMNTRIESGWSFMAMMLTIVLVVIVLSGSMWVMYHMNNNMMPHGDMNMSATHDMSAMQNMSEMP
- the cyoA gene encoding ubiquinol oxidase subunit II, which codes for MSQPPSPLWTRLLRWSAPILAAPLAGCNWVVMNPSGDIAVQQRDLILISVALMLLIVVPVMALVVYFAWRYRATNEAAEKEYDPDWDHSTKLELLIWSAPLLIIICLGALTWVSTHKLDPYRPLDRINATTAIDPKVKPLTVQVVALDWKWLFIYPDLGIATVNELALPTNVPVRFDITASTVMNSFYVPELAGQIYAMPGMQTQLHAVANKPVTGIGFSANYSGAGFTHMRFGYHAFDQAGFDAWVAKVKGSGAALDRTVYQTLAKPSEKAPVAYFATSEPKLFDAIVNLCPKPGQRCMSELMHINQMGGAGKESAKETEGLQYDFPNSHVIDQEDRNKGQETAPDAPGAGAAAPAADHSSHSGADAHAQHR
- the cyoB gene encoding cytochrome o ubiquinol oxidase subunit I — protein: MTGTLTTAQMIFGRLTWDSFPWHEPIVVATFCAVMLGGAALVAGLTYFKLWGYLWKEWFTSVDHKKIGIMYMVLGLVMFLRGFADAVMMRLQQALAFNGSEGYLNAHHYDQVFTAHGVIMIFFVAMPFITGLMNYIVPLQIGARDVSFPFLNNFSFWMTTGGAVLVMASLFLGEFAQTGWLAYPPLSGIDYSPATGVDYYIWALQVAGVGTTLSGINLIATIVKMRAPGMSLMKMPVFTWTSLCANILIVASFPILTATLVLLSLDRYIGTNFFTNDFGGNPMMYVNLIWIWGHPEVYILILPLFGVFSEVTSTFSGKRLFGYTSMVYATCCIMVLSYLVWLHHFFTMGSGASVNSFFGITTMIISIPTGAKLFNWLFTMYRGKIRFELPMMWTVAFMLTFTIGGMTGVMLAVPPADFVLHNSLFLIAHFHNVIIGGVLFGLFAAINYWWPKAFGFKLNVFWGKVSFWCWQVGFWLAFTPLYILGFMGVTRRMRVFDDPSLHIWFIIAAVGAAIVAAGIGAMLVQFAVSIWKRDELKVEGDPWDGRTLEWATSSPPPEYNFAFTPVVYDADSWADMKKNGYQRPLTGYQPIHMPSSTGTGVILAGLATVCGFALIWYMWWLAALSFVGMIGFAIFHTFNYKRDFYIPQDVVTRTEEERTRILAAGV